The Tardiphaga alba genome includes a window with the following:
- a CDS encoding bifunctional diguanylate cyclase/phosphodiesterase, translating to MQVQLGQITDDAQIAASLAQRSARGPMPVRRNLIRWLILVGTLLVVAITVGTAMTVNNFRKRAIANSNRELENTVLLLSRHFDQQFQELQRTQKGLTAQLMTNGIMTPESFTHSMSGYEAHLMLKSKVDDEIAGDLTVLDAEGRLINWSGSWPPPDLDLADREYYQTIKQQAFRDEEIVQPIKSRITGEWKTLFARRINGPKGEFFGVITRGIEPLQLERFFASVSLGENATVSMFHRNGTLLARYPQVRSHIGRVYKGSPLLEHLRFSDDPATLRTVSPIDNTDRLGSVRLLRDFPIALIATTSVENALADWRSQTRFLVILAAASALIVTGLLFLIIRHIRRQNERAQRELTLEKNRLDTAINNMTQGLVLFDAETRVVIRNERYLDMYHLTPDDVPPGMLFRDLILLRQSNGSFMGDVDEYVTNAISNIGKITSKVAQTADGRSIMVWGRPVADGGWVATHEDITERRQAEEKIVHLAHYDALTDLPNRTLFRTELERELKRVERGTQCAVLYIDIDEFKGINDSLGHPVGDALLKEIARRLRACVRNSDVVARLGGDEFAIVQTNVDSHANITDLVARIYATIREPFECLGHRLLTDASIGIAMAPRDGNNLDELLKNADLAMYGAKAEGRRTFRFFEPQMDAKVKARRMLELDLRQAMADDDFAAGGFEVHYQPLLSLRDDAITGCEALLRWRHPERGMISPADFIPVAEEIGAINELGEWVLSTACKEAAHWPDTVKIAVNVSPVQFRGASLPLKVASALAASGLPARRLELEITEAVLIRDDETALEILHGLREIGVRIALDDFGTGYSSLSYLQRFPFDKIKIDRSFVTDIAEAHGSSSIVQAVVNIASSRHMTTTAEGVETLPQKELLRALGCTEMQGYLFSPPKPAAVVRELLIQNDTASGAAA from the coding sequence ATGCAGGTGCAGCTGGGGCAGATCACGGATGACGCGCAGATTGCAGCGTCCCTCGCGCAGAGGTCGGCACGCGGCCCGATGCCTGTGCGCCGCAATCTGATCCGCTGGCTCATCCTCGTCGGCACCCTGCTCGTCGTCGCCATCACGGTCGGCACCGCGATGACGGTCAACAATTTCCGCAAGCGCGCCATCGCGAATTCCAACCGCGAGCTGGAAAACACGGTTCTCCTGCTGTCGCGACATTTCGATCAGCAGTTCCAGGAATTGCAGCGGACCCAAAAGGGACTGACCGCGCAGCTAATGACCAATGGCATCATGACGCCGGAGAGCTTCACGCATTCGATGTCCGGCTACGAAGCCCATCTGATGTTGAAGTCGAAGGTGGATGATGAGATTGCCGGCGACCTCACCGTGCTGGATGCCGAAGGACGGTTGATCAACTGGTCGGGCTCATGGCCGCCGCCTGACCTCGACCTGGCCGACCGCGAATATTACCAGACCATCAAGCAGCAGGCGTTCCGAGACGAGGAAATCGTCCAGCCGATCAAGAGCCGCATTACCGGCGAGTGGAAGACGCTGTTCGCACGTCGGATCAACGGACCCAAGGGTGAATTCTTCGGCGTCATCACCCGCGGCATCGAGCCGCTCCAGCTCGAACGCTTTTTTGCATCGGTTTCACTGGGCGAAAATGCCACCGTTTCCATGTTCCATCGCAACGGGACATTGCTGGCGCGCTACCCGCAGGTCCGCTCCCATATCGGCCGTGTCTATAAAGGCAGCCCCCTGCTCGAGCATCTGCGCTTCAGCGATGATCCGGCGACGCTGCGCACGGTCAGCCCGATCGACAACACCGACCGTCTCGGCTCTGTCCGGCTGTTGCGCGACTTTCCGATCGCCCTGATCGCGACCACATCCGTGGAGAATGCGCTCGCCGACTGGCGCAGCCAGACACGGTTCCTTGTTATTCTCGCTGCCGCATCTGCCCTGATCGTGACAGGTCTGCTGTTCCTGATCATCCGCCATATCCGCCGGCAAAATGAGCGGGCGCAACGCGAGCTGACGCTGGAAAAGAACCGGCTCGACACTGCGATCAACAATATGACGCAAGGGCTGGTTCTGTTCGACGCAGAGACCCGTGTCGTGATCCGCAACGAGCGCTATCTCGACATGTACCATCTCACGCCCGACGACGTGCCGCCGGGCATGCTGTTCCGCGATCTCATCCTGCTGCGGCAGAGCAATGGATCGTTCATGGGCGACGTCGATGAGTATGTCACCAACGCGATCAGCAATATCGGCAAGATCACCAGCAAGGTCGCGCAGACCGCCGATGGCCGGTCGATCATGGTGTGGGGACGCCCGGTCGCCGATGGCGGCTGGGTCGCCACGCATGAAGACATCACGGAGCGCCGACAGGCCGAAGAGAAGATCGTGCATCTCGCCCATTATGATGCGCTGACCGACCTGCCGAACCGCACGCTTTTCCGCACCGAGCTCGAACGCGAATTGAAGCGCGTGGAGCGGGGCACGCAATGCGCGGTACTGTATATCGACATCGACGAGTTCAAGGGCATCAACGATTCACTCGGCCACCCCGTCGGCGACGCACTGCTCAAGGAGATCGCCCGACGCCTGCGCGCCTGCGTGCGCAACAGCGACGTCGTGGCGCGTCTTGGCGGCGACGAATTCGCGATCGTGCAGACCAACGTCGACAGCCACGCCAACATCACCGATCTCGTCGCGCGTATCTACGCGACCATACGCGAGCCATTCGAGTGCCTCGGCCACCGGCTGCTCACCGATGCCTCCATCGGCATCGCCATGGCGCCGCGCGACGGCAACAATCTCGACGAACTCCTGAAGAATGCCGATCTAGCAATGTATGGCGCCAAGGCTGAAGGGCGCCGCACGTTCCGCTTCTTCGAGCCGCAGATGGACGCCAAGGTCAAGGCACGGCGGATGCTGGAGCTGGACTTGCGGCAGGCCATGGCCGATGACGACTTCGCTGCCGGCGGCTTCGAGGTTCACTATCAGCCGTTGCTCAGCCTGCGCGACGATGCGATCACCGGCTGCGAAGCGCTGCTGCGCTGGCGACATCCCGAGCGCGGCATGATCTCACCGGCCGATTTCATCCCCGTCGCCGAGGAAATCGGCGCCATCAATGAACTCGGCGAATGGGTCCTCTCGACGGCATGTAAAGAGGCCGCTCACTGGCCCGACACCGTGAAAATCGCGGTCAACGTCTCGCCGGTCCAGTTCCGCGGCGCATCGCTGCCGCTGAAGGTCGCTTCCGCACTCGCAGCGTCCGGCCTGCCCGCACGCCGCCTCGAACTCGAGATCACTGAAGCCGTCCTGATCCGCGACGACGAGACCGCATTGGAGATCCTTCACGGCCTGCGCGAAATCGGCGTGCGCATCGCGCTCGACGATTTCGGCACCGGCTATTCCAGCCTGAGCTATCTACAGCGCTTCCCGTTCGACAAGATCAAGATCGACCGCAGCTTCGTCACTGACATCGCCGAGGCGCATGGATCGTCATCTATCGTGCAGGCGGTGGTGAACATCGCCTCGTCGCGGCACATGACGACGACAGCCGAAGGCGTCGAGACCCTGCCGCAGAAAGAGCTGCTCCGCGCGCTCGGATGTACCGAGATGCAAGGCTATCTGTTCAGCCCGCCGAAGCCGGCCGCTGTCGTGCGGGAATTACTCATTCAGAATGATACAGCGTCCGGCGCAGCGGCTTAG